A genomic stretch from uncultured Pseudodesulfovibrio sp. includes:
- a CDS encoding polymer-forming cytoskeletal protein, with amino-acid sequence MGLFSKDKQSHSELNAFLGVGTEYKGKLDFVGTVRIDGLFEGEISTDGDLVLGRKAAVKGIVRVGQLTSCGEITGDVIVRERTVLEKTSVLNGSLSTPVLVVEKGAVVEGSITMSVDSVTTTKPKVVAGDFGGSASKGAHAEPVVDKTGSDDPKA; translated from the coding sequence GAATTAAACGCCTTTCTGGGTGTCGGGACTGAATACAAGGGCAAACTCGACTTCGTGGGGACAGTCCGTATCGACGGTCTTTTCGAAGGTGAAATTTCTACAGACGGAGACCTGGTCCTGGGCCGGAAAGCTGCCGTTAAGGGCATTGTCCGTGTCGGGCAACTGACTTCCTGTGGCGAGATCACGGGTGACGTGATCGTGCGGGAACGGACTGTGTTGGAAAAAACCTCCGTACTGAACGGTAGTTTGTCCACCCCTGTACTGGTCGTGGAAAAGGGTGCTGTGGTTGAAGGTTCTATCACCATGAGTGTTGACTCTGTAACAACCACGAAACCCAAGGTCGTGGCCGGGGATTTCGGTGGCAGTGCCTCCAAGGGTGCTCACGCCGAGCCTGTAGTGGACAAGACCGGATCAGATGATCCCAAAGCATAA